Proteins from one Patescibacteria group bacterium genomic window:
- a CDS encoding AAA family ATPase, whose translation MEVFDKYLFYNIILLILVGVYLLKSNQDKKYGQSNFFGKTKIFQPVIEKFTTNLTQLAIESKIDPVVGRDHEIKRLIQILSRRKKNNVILYGKAGIGKTAIVEGLAMAISQARVPQSLLGKTVLKLDISSVLAGTKYRGEFEDRFKALIDAIISLEKQVIVFIDEIHTIVQAGGVEGAIDADDIIKSPLARGDLQMVGTTTTKEFKEFILKDAALTRRFEAILVEEPSAEKTISMLKALRKDYEDYHNVIISDKIIENIVSYSAKIKNRVFPDKAIDIMDEVSAKARLDHVDNNKTITITNKDLSDVLKDFK comes from the coding sequence ATGGAAGTATTTGATAAATATTTATTTTATAATATAATCCTGCTGATTTTAGTGGGTGTTTATTTATTAAAGAGTAATCAGGACAAAAAATATGGTCAGTCAAATTTTTTTGGTAAGACCAAAATTTTTCAGCCAGTCATAGAAAAATTTACAACCAATCTCACTCAGCTTGCTATAGAAAGCAAAATTGATCCGGTAGTGGGCAGGGACCATGAGATAAAAAGACTGATTCAAATATTATCACGACGAAAAAAAAATAATGTTATTTTGTATGGCAAAGCCGGTATTGGTAAAACAGCCATTGTAGAAGGTTTGGCTATGGCCATTTCTCAAGCTAGGGTTCCGCAGTCTCTTTTGGGTAAGACAGTTCTTAAATTGGATATATCATCAGTTTTGGCGGGCACAAAATATAGAGGTGAGTTTGAAGACCGTTTCAAGGCTTTGATTGATGCCATTATAAGTTTGGAAAAACAGGTAATAGTTTTTATTGATGAGATTCATACTATAGTTCAAGCCGGTGGCGTGGAAGGAGCTATTGACGCTGACGATATTATAAAATCTCCTTTGGCACGTGGCGATCTGCAGATGGTAGGAACTACTACCACCAAAGAGTTTAAAGAATTTATTTTAAAAGACGCCGCTTTGACTAGACGTTTTGAAGCAATTTTAGTAGAAGAGCCTAGTGCTGAAAAAACTATTTCTATGCTCAAGGCACTGCGTAAAGATTATGAGGATTATCACAATGTTATTATCAGCGATAAAATAATAGAAAATATAGTTTCTTATTCGGCTAAAATAAAAAACAGAGTTTTTCCTGACAAGGCTATTGATATAATGGATGAAGTATCGGCCAAGGCAAGACTTGATCATGTTGACAATAACAAAACCATCACAATCACAAATAAAGACCTTAGCGATGTTTTAAAAGATTTTAAATAA
- a CDS encoding glycosyltransferase family 39 protein has translation MLNKEKIIHYLPLIFIISFAYCFYFWQLGSLPITAYDESIYAQVTRDTLNSGQIMTLKHMGNNWFEKPPLYFWLSMPMVKIFGDTEIAYRIISALSAIFSVLLIFLIIKKLSQQKYLALLSSFILAIIPFFYISSRQVRLDTPLNAIMLASVYFLIVGWKKEKYLLTILPLLALGFLMKSVSILAVIPIFFIFSFFYKKWSWLKSKWLWIGLPLSLLIVLPWHINQHLVWGSEFWQKYIIWNVWERAQGGFGIKEKVEYFAYLNKLWNFSQPWWQIFLLSIIIFLIINKFYKDKKTKQFFMVSLCSVLFIILFYSLSKTKISTYLIPAYPYIATVIGLAFYRLWKISKNKLIKILYVIIFTILVIYSISLSIGHNDKILRTLHYQFDQNLKEIGLIIREDNKPELPLYFLSGPVPDVISYYSGHQIYWLYPEEDKNQYNIPGPSYIMLTDYVFSKLFTTNGLDIKPQYHNMHLRYIKDHLMLLYTDSDVTIDL, from the coding sequence ATGTTAAACAAAGAAAAAATAATCCATTATCTTCCCCTAATCTTCATAATCTCATTTGCTTATTGTTTTTATTTCTGGCAACTGGGCAGTCTACCAATTACTGCTTATGATGAAAGTATCTATGCCCAGGTCACTAGAGATACTCTAAACAGCGGGCAAATAATGACCCTGAAGCATATGGGCAACAACTGGTTTGAAAAGCCTCCGTTGTATTTTTGGCTGAGTATGCCAATGGTCAAAATATTTGGTGATACAGAAATAGCCTACCGTATAATTTCAGCTTTGTCGGCCATTTTTTCTGTATTGCTGATTTTCTTGATTATAAAAAAATTAAGCCAGCAAAAATATCTGGCTTTGTTATCATCTTTTATTTTAGCTATAATTCCGTTTTTCTACATTAGCTCACGACAAGTAAGGTTGGATACTCCTCTAAATGCTATCATGCTAGCCTCAGTATATTTTTTGATAGTAGGCTGGAAAAAAGAAAAATATCTTCTGACAATTTTACCTCTTCTTGCCTTAGGTTTTTTGATGAAAAGCGTCTCTATATTGGCAGTAATACCTATATTTTTTATATTTAGTTTTTTTTATAAAAAATGGAGCTGGTTAAAAAGTAAGTGGCTATGGATTGGTTTACCCTTATCTTTATTAATTGTACTGCCCTGGCATATAAACCAACATCTGGTCTGGGGTTCTGAATTTTGGCAAAAATATATTATTTGGAATGTTTGGGAAAGGGCTCAAGGTGGTTTTGGAATAAAAGAAAAAGTAGAATATTTTGCCTACTTAAATAAATTATGGAATTTTAGCCAACCATGGTGGCAAATATTTTTGCTTTCTATTATTATTTTCTTGATAATCAATAAATTTTATAAAGATAAAAAGACAAAACAGTTTTTTATGGTCAGCTTGTGTTCTGTCTTATTTATAATTTTATTTTATTCACTATCAAAGACAAAAATATCTACTTATCTCATACCCGCCTATCCCTATATAGCAACGGTAATTGGCTTAGCTTTTTATCGTTTATGGAAAATTAGCAAAAACAAACTTATAAAAATACTATATGTTATCATTTTTACTATTTTGGTTATTTATTCTATTTCTTTATCCATCGGACATAACGACAAAATCTTAAGAACCCTACATTATCAGTTTGACCAAAACCTAAAAGAAATAGGTCTAATTATTAGAGAAGACAACAAGCCAGAATTACCTTTGTATTTTCTTAGTGGCCCAGTACCAGATGTAATAAGTTATTATTCAGGCCACCAAATATATTGGTTGTATCCCGAAGAAGATAAAAATCAATATAATATACCTGGTCCGTCTTATATAATGCTAACTGATTATGTTTTTAGCAAATTATTTACTACCAATGGGCTTGATATAAAGCCTCAGTACCACAATATGCATCTTAGATATATAAAAGACCACCTTATGCTCTTATATACCGACTCAGATGTTACTATAGATTTATAA
- a CDS encoding prepilin-type N-terminal cleavage/methylation domain-containing protein, which yields MILKNNKIKKDQKGFTFIETLLYIFISSMLILIISSMVMSIFNIKRQFQASYLVHNNARFITNFLMNRIHNVDSIQDASPLPEGFHFYEWPDIRFSIDAEGNDLVYRETHDVGAGFPDQSTATAMVLNSNKVIVSDLTLTPISDAYGQANQGINITFTLTTGNSSYRHGYLQKTFNTFISIR from the coding sequence ATGATTTTGAAAAATAACAAAATAAAAAAAGATCAAAAAGGTTTTACTTTTATAGAAACTTTACTTTATATTTTTATTTCCAGCATGCTTATTTTGATAATAAGCAGTATGGTAATGAGTATTTTCAATATCAAAAGGCAGTTTCAGGCATCATATTTAGTTCATAACAATGCCCGTTTTATTACCAATTTTTTGATGAATAGGATTCATAATGTAGACAGTATCCAAGATGCTAGTCCACTGCCTGAGGGATTTCATTTTTATGAATGGCCGGATATTCGTTTTAGTATAGATGCCGAGGGAAATGATTTGGTATACAGAGAGACGCATGATGTGGGAGCTGGTTTTCCTGATCAATCTACAGCCACGGCGATGGTTTTAAACTCAAATAAAGTAATAGTCAGCGATCTAACGCTGACGCCTATTTCCGATGCCTATGGGCAAGCAAATCAGGGTATAAATATTACCTTTACTTTGACCACGGGCAATAGTAGTTATAGACATGGCTATTTGCAGAAAACTTTTAATACCTTTATAAGTATCCGTTGA
- a CDS encoding type II secretion system F family protein — translation MEYINNQNDKISETRVSVDNLRKDGELTKVSPQMTSFKLYTKKPTSKTAKKEDKEITPIHKKGFILGRVSLTDKMLFMDNMSTMLRAGLALAPALRTLKQEIKNKYFRDILDYLERHVENGQPLSKGMKYYPKIFPEMIIATVEVGESTGMLADSFGNLADILKRQKELQGKVISAVMYPSIVMLALIAVSIFLALVIFPQLVGLFQSANVELPFVLRAVQAINGFIRNYTWHTLGGLVIFGVAMRFIFKFPKPKFFLHSMMLKIPFIGKIIRELSLTRWAGNLQALLGAGLAIVNSMKISAQTLGNIRFKNAVLEMSDELEKGTSLEKAMLKRPDLFPSLSTQLCQVGETTGELEEILGKISKFYEDRVNNILSNLSTILEPILLVVVGVVVGFIAVSVIGPMYELTLSFAE, via the coding sequence ATGGAATATATTAATAATCAAAATGATAAAATTTCTGAAACCAGAGTCTCTGTAGATAATCTAAGGAAAGACGGGGAGCTTACTAAAGTAAGTCCGCAGATGACTTCTTTTAAGTTGTATACCAAAAAACCTACTTCTAAAACTGCAAAGAAAGAGGATAAAGAAATAACCCCGATTCATAAAAAGGGATTTATTTTAGGTAGAGTGAGTCTGACTGACAAGATGCTTTTTATGGATAATATGTCTACTATGTTGAGGGCTGGTTTGGCTCTAGCTCCAGCTCTTAGGACGCTAAAACAAGAAATAAAAAATAAATATTTTAGGGATATTTTGGATTATCTTGAGCGCCATGTAGAAAATGGTCAGCCACTTTCTAAAGGTATGAAATATTATCCCAAGATTTTTCCGGAAATGATAATCGCCACAGTAGAAGTAGGAGAGAGTACTGGTATGTTGGCGGATTCTTTTGGCAATTTGGCTGATATTCTAAAAAGACAAAAGGAGCTACAAGGCAAGGTAATTAGTGCTGTCATGTATCCGTCCATTGTCATGTTGGCGCTTATTGCAGTATCAATATTTTTGGCTTTAGTTATTTTTCCTCAGCTAGTTGGTCTTTTTCAATCGGCCAATGTAGAATTGCCTTTTGTCTTGAGGGCAGTACAGGCGATAAATGGTTTTATTAGAAATTATACTTGGCATACTTTGGGTGGCTTGGTTATTTTTGGAGTGGCTATGAGATTTATATTTAAATTTCCAAAACCAAAATTTTTCCTTCACAGCATGATGCTCAAGATACCTTTTATTGGTAAGATAATCAGAGAGTTGTCGCTCACTAGATGGGCTGGAAATTTACAAGCTTTATTGGGAGCAGGATTGGCTATTGTAAATTCTATGAAAATATCAGCCCAGACACTTGGTAATATTAGATTTAAAAATGCAGTGTTAGAGATGTCTGATGAATTGGAAAAAGGCACTTCTCTAGAAAAAGCCATGCTTAAAAGGCCTGATTTATTTCCATCCTTATCGACTCAATTGTGTCAGGTAGGCGAGACCACTGGTGAGCTGGAGGAAATCCTAGGCAAAATTTCCAAATTTTATGAAGATAGAGTCAACAACATTTTGAGTAATTTATCTACTATTTTAGAGCCAATTTTGTTGGTGGTAGTAGGTGTAGTGGTCGGATTTATTGCGGTATCAGTCATTGGTCCGATGTATGAACTCACTCTTAGCTTTGCCGAATAA
- the tadA gene encoding Flp pilus assembly complex ATPase component TadA, with amino-acid sequence MASHLPITQEELKKILLDAKVIKEDDWAEADDNAHRRRRGVEEVLIERGFVNARYLYELVGDFLKVPYVNLRKRKLDPEVLKIIDEKTARSAKAIPFNLEKDVLKVAFVDPREKAVISAVKSMSKKKVEPYLTSYKNFLFASRLYQKDIQDELNKILDEKILKVDGRPAEVEIPIIKIIDIILEAALFEQASDIHVEALPDAVVVRFRVDGHLHDMVELPASVHDALVARIKILSNLRIDEHRVPQDGRFSFKIEDEEESVRVSVIPAFYGEKIVMRLMTDEAQNLSMEDLGFLEHNVEVMKRQIKKPFGMILVVGPTGSGKTTTLYSVLNILNTEEVNICTIEDPIEYGVHRVNQTQVNPKAGYDFANGLRALLRQDPDIIMIGEIRDNETAQISVRAGLTGHLVLSTLHTNNAAGAPPRLLDMGVEPFLAASTLNVVIAQRLVRRICLNCIESFHLKSDQLKSLSREFNLDEMLKRFKEFKLVEDKIESFSKLTFYKGKGCSRCNGSGYDKRIAVLELLENNSKIQDAIIKNSSSGDIERIAKESGMVTIFEDGMQKALLGMTTIEEVLRIKRE; translated from the coding sequence ATGGCTTCACATTTACCAATAACTCAGGAGGAACTAAAAAAAATACTTCTTGACGCCAAAGTAATCAAAGAAGATGACTGGGCAGAGGCTGACGATAATGCTCACCGTAGAAGAAGAGGAGTAGAAGAAGTGCTTATTGAGCGCGGTTTTGTCAATGCCAGATATTTGTATGAATTGGTGGGAGATTTTTTGAAAGTGCCTTATGTGAATTTGAGAAAAAGAAAACTTGACCCGGAAGTTTTGAAAATTATAGATGAAAAAACCGCTAGATCAGCCAAAGCAATTCCTTTTAATTTGGAAAAAGATGTTTTAAAGGTAGCCTTTGTTGATCCTAGAGAAAAAGCAGTGATTTCGGCGGTAAAATCAATGAGTAAGAAAAAAGTTGAGCCATATCTGACTAGCTACAAGAATTTTTTGTTTGCTTCTAGGCTGTATCAAAAAGATATTCAAGATGAATTAAACAAAATATTGGATGAAAAGATACTCAAAGTAGACGGTCGCCCAGCAGAAGTGGAAATCCCAATTATCAAGATTATAGATATAATTTTAGAAGCAGCTCTTTTTGAGCAAGCCTCAGATATACACGTAGAAGCCTTACCAGATGCCGTGGTAGTTCGTTTTAGGGTAGATGGTCATTTGCATGACATGGTAGAATTGCCAGCCTCAGTGCACGATGCCTTAGTGGCTCGTATCAAGATATTGTCTAATCTTCGTATTGATGAACATCGCGTGCCGCAAGATGGTCGTTTTTCTTTTAAAATAGAAGATGAAGAGGAGTCAGTCAGAGTATCGGTAATTCCGGCTTTTTATGGGGAAAAAATAGTCATGAGGCTTATGACTGATGAGGCTCAAAATTTGAGTATGGAAGATTTGGGATTTTTGGAACACAATGTAGAAGTGATGAAACGGCAGATTAAAAAGCCTTTTGGCATGATATTGGTTGTTGGACCAACAGGATCTGGCAAAACAACTACTCTGTACTCAGTTTTAAATATTTTGAATACCGAAGAAGTAAATATTTGTACCATTGAGGATCCGATTGAATATGGAGTACATCGGGTCAATCAAACTCAGGTAAATCCCAAGGCCGGTTATGATTTTGCCAATGGTTTGAGGGCGCTACTTAGACAAGATCCTGATATTATCATGATTGGAGAAATCAGAGACAACGAAACAGCTCAGATTTCCGTCCGGGCGGGTTTGACAGGTCATTTGGTATTATCAACCCTCCATACCAATAATGCAGCTGGTGCACCGCCTAGGCTTTTGGATATGGGAGTAGAACCATTTCTGGCCGCTTCCACCCTTAATGTAGTTATTGCTCAGAGATTGGTAAGAAGAATTTGTCTAAATTGTATAGAAAGTTTTCATCTTAAGAGTGATCAGCTAAAGAGTCTGAGTAGAGAGTTTAATTTAGATGAAATGTTAAAGCGTTTCAAAGAATTTAAATTGGTAGAAGATAAAATAGAATCTTTTTCCAAATTGACTTTCTATAAAGGTAAGGGCTGCTCTAGGTGTAATGGCTCTGGTTATGATAAGCGTATTGCGGTGCTTGAGCTTTTGGAAAATAATTCAAAGATACAGGACGCAATTATTAAAAATTCTTCATCAGGTGATATAGAGAGGATAGCCAAAGAAAGTGGTATGGTCACCATTTTTGAAGATGGTATGCAAAAGGCGCTTTTGGGCATGACCACCATTGAAGAGGTGCTCAGAATTAAAAGAGAATAA